A genomic window from Algoriphagus sp. Y33 includes:
- a CDS encoding bifunctional precorrin-2 dehydrogenase/sirohydrochlorin ferrochelatase, which yields MNHLYPIFLKVHELNTLLVGGGNVGTEKLQFLLKSSPNAQVTAVSREFSQSFLDLASSTDSVTMIEDVYHEKYLGGKHIVIAATDDKGVNRQIRDEAKERFLLVNVADTPDLCDFYLGGIVTKGNLKIAISTNGKSPTAAKRLRQLLEEVLPDELDDLLNNLNAYRDTLKGDFEYKVKAMNEITEGLVKKPG from the coding sequence ATGAACCACTTATATCCCATATTCTTAAAAGTCCATGAGCTCAATACTTTATTAGTAGGTGGGGGAAATGTGGGTACGGAAAAGCTGCAATTTTTACTGAAATCAAGCCCAAATGCTCAGGTGACGGCAGTTTCGAGAGAATTCTCCCAATCTTTTTTGGATCTTGCTTCAAGTACGGATTCTGTGACTATGATTGAGGATGTTTACCATGAGAAGTATCTTGGAGGCAAGCATATAGTAATTGCTGCCACTGATGATAAGGGTGTTAATAGACAGATCAGAGATGAAGCCAAAGAGCGTTTTCTTTTGGTAAATGTGGCTGATACGCCGGATTTATGTGATTTCTATTTGGGTGGAATTGTCACTAAAGGAAACCTGAAGATCGCTATCAGTACCAACGGCAAATCCCCTACAGCTGCCAAGCGACTCCGTCAGCTGCTGGAAGAGGTGCTTCCGGATGAATTGGACGACTTGCTAAATAATCTGAACGCATATCGCGATACTTTGAAAGGCGATTTTGAATACAAGGTGAAAGCGATGAATGAGATCACCGAGGGGCTGGTGAAAAAACCAGGTTGA
- the cobA gene encoding uroporphyrinogen-III C-methyltransferase, with product MKSMIQPKVTLVGAGPGDPELITLKAVLALNKADVVLYDALIDPVLLDHAPETAHKIFVGKRVGRHSQPQGDTNQLCVSLAKKYGHVVRLKGGDPFVFGRGSEEIEYIEAFGISTELIPGITSAIAVPAAAGIPVTKRGISESFWVVTGTTSAGELSRDLALAAQSTATVVVLMGTRKLVEISQVYTKFGKADLPIAIIQSGTTSEEKIVAGYISDIEQKAEEAKVEAPAIIIIGEVVRESMKLAEVYREFVKYNL from the coding sequence ATGAAGTCTATGATTCAACCGAAAGTAACATTGGTCGGAGCCGGTCCGGGTGATCCTGAATTGATCACCCTCAAGGCCGTTTTGGCGCTGAATAAGGCCGATGTGGTCTTGTATGATGCACTGATAGATCCTGTGCTGCTTGACCATGCACCGGAGACAGCACACAAAATCTTCGTGGGCAAACGTGTTGGGCGGCATTCTCAGCCTCAGGGGGATACCAATCAACTTTGCGTAAGCTTGGCCAAAAAGTATGGGCATGTGGTTCGCTTGAAGGGCGGAGATCCATTTGTCTTCGGGCGTGGCTCCGAAGAGATTGAATACATAGAGGCATTTGGGATTAGTACGGAATTGATACCGGGAATTACTTCGGCAATAGCAGTTCCTGCAGCGGCGGGAATCCCTGTGACAAAACGGGGAATTTCCGAAAGTTTCTGGGTAGTAACTGGCACAACTTCAGCCGGAGAACTTTCCCGTGATCTGGCACTGGCTGCGCAATCCACTGCAACTGTTGTCGTGTTGATGGGCACTAGAAAGTTGGTTGAGATTTCGCAGGTTTATACTAAGTTTGGAAAAGCTGATTTGCCGATAGCGATTATACAGAGCGGCACCACAAGTGAGGAGAAAATTGTAGCGGGTTATATTTCTGATATTGAACAAAAAGCTGAAGAGGCGAAGGTGGAAGCCCCTGCCATTATCATCATCGGAGAAGTGGTACGGGAAAGCATGAAATTGGCTGAAGTGTATCGGGAGTTTGTGAAATATAACCTTTGA
- a CDS encoding HEPN domain-containing protein yields MQSFRTELENNIVEQDIIDLEKKIALFKGGNIDEEKFRSLRLARGIYGQRQPGVQMIRIKLPYGRVSSDQLRRICKVSDEYSTGRLHITTRQDIQIHYVSLDRTPELWAELERDDVTIREACGNTVRNVTASETAGIDANEPFDVTPYADAVFKYFLRNPISQEMGRKFKISFSSSDEDTGLSYLHDLGFIPKVKVIDGAEVRGFKVMLGGGLGSQPRHADVFSEFVEADRIIPFAEAVIRIFDRHGERAKRMKARMKFLIKDIGLEAFLELVENEKKALPFKSYPIDHESYDVTQKLPDAPVAVVEEELGLDFEHFKLTNILPQKQKGFVSVGVRVPLGDFYTDQARKLADLVEKYASAEVRFTLRQNFLIRDVREDLVPYFYKELKEIGLSAAGYNSLGDITACPGTDTCNLGIASSTGIAAELEKVILAEYPQYLKNQDLVIKISGCMNACGQHNMAHIGFQGMSMKSGKVVIPALQVLLGGGNMGDGNGRFADKVTKIPSKRGPQALRILLDDFEANAKGQDFLSYYDEKGQIYFYELLKELGDASTVTPADYVDWGNTEEYKIAVGVGECAGVVLDLVATLLLEAKEKIDIAQKCLEEGRWSDSIYHHYAGLINAAKAILLSESVSTNSYANIIKQFDEVFVESGKINLGGTFAEKIYQINQNEPTEEFAKAYGNQALEIYGLLKSYREEEVTA; encoded by the coding sequence ATGCAGAGCTTTAGAACCGAACTCGAAAACAATATAGTAGAACAAGATATCATCGATTTAGAAAAGAAAATTGCACTTTTCAAAGGTGGTAATATAGATGAGGAGAAATTCCGTAGTCTCCGTCTGGCACGTGGTATTTACGGGCAGCGTCAGCCGGGTGTACAGATGATCCGGATCAAATTGCCTTACGGGCGTGTTTCTTCGGATCAGCTTCGCAGGATCTGCAAAGTCTCAGATGAATATTCTACCGGAAGATTGCACATCACTACGCGCCAGGATATACAGATTCACTATGTGAGTTTGGATAGAACCCCAGAGCTTTGGGCGGAATTGGAGCGGGATGATGTCACCATCCGGGAGGCTTGCGGTAATACGGTAAGAAACGTGACGGCTTCTGAAACTGCGGGTATCGATGCCAATGAGCCATTTGATGTGACTCCCTACGCTGATGCTGTTTTCAAATACTTTTTGAGAAACCCGATCTCTCAGGAAATGGGTCGTAAGTTCAAGATTTCCTTTTCCTCTTCTGACGAAGATACAGGATTGAGCTATCTGCACGATTTGGGTTTTATTCCCAAAGTGAAAGTGATCGACGGTGCCGAAGTTCGTGGGTTTAAAGTAATGCTTGGAGGAGGTCTGGGATCTCAGCCCCGTCATGCGGATGTGTTTTCTGAGTTTGTAGAAGCAGACCGGATTATTCCTTTTGCGGAAGCTGTGATCCGAATCTTTGACCGCCATGGAGAGCGCGCGAAGCGTATGAAAGCCAGAATGAAGTTCTTGATCAAGGATATTGGATTGGAAGCATTCTTGGAATTGGTGGAAAATGAGAAAAAAGCACTTCCATTTAAGTCATATCCGATCGATCATGAGTCCTATGATGTTACGCAAAAGCTTCCGGATGCTCCTGTTGCTGTTGTAGAGGAAGAGCTTGGACTTGACTTTGAGCACTTCAAACTCACCAATATTTTGCCTCAAAAGCAAAAAGGATTTGTATCTGTGGGAGTTAGAGTTCCGCTAGGTGATTTCTATACCGATCAGGCTAGAAAATTGGCTGACTTGGTGGAGAAATATGCAAGTGCGGAAGTTAGATTTACCCTTCGTCAAAACTTCCTGATCCGTGACGTCCGTGAAGACTTGGTCCCTTATTTCTATAAAGAATTGAAGGAAATCGGGTTGTCAGCTGCAGGATATAACAGTCTTGGAGATATCACCGCCTGTCCTGGCACGGATACCTGTAATCTTGGAATTGCGAGCTCCACGGGAATTGCGGCGGAATTGGAAAAAGTGATTTTGGCAGAATATCCCCAATACCTGAAAAATCAGGATTTGGTAATCAAGATCTCAGGCTGTATGAATGCCTGTGGCCAGCATAATATGGCTCATATAGGCTTTCAGGGCATGTCCATGAAATCAGGGAAAGTGGTTATCCCAGCACTTCAGGTTTTACTTGGGGGAGGAAACATGGGAGATGGAAATGGCCGTTTTGCAGATAAAGTGACCAAGATCCCTAGTAAAAGAGGTCCTCAGGCTTTGAGGATTTTGCTGGATGATTTTGAGGCAAATGCAAAAGGACAGGATTTCTTGAGCTATTATGATGAAAAAGGACAGATCTACTTCTATGAATTGCTGAAAGAACTTGGAGATGCTTCTACAGTAACTCCGGCTGATTATGTGGATTGGGGAAATACAGAAGAGTACAAAATCGCAGTGGGTGTGGGTGAATGTGCCGGTGTAGTTCTTGACTTGGTTGCTACCTTGCTTTTGGAGGCCAAAGAGAAAATTGACATTGCGCAAAAATGTCTGGAAGAAGGACGTTGGTCAGATAGCATCTATCATCACTATGCAGGCTTGATCAATGCTGCTAAAGCGATCTTACTTAGTGAAAGTGTGAGTACTAATTCCTATGCGAATATCATCAAGCAGTTTGATGAGGTATTTGTGGAAAGTGGGAAAATCAATCTAGGAGGTACTTTCGCAGAAAAGATCTACCAGATCAATCAGAACGAGCCTACAGAAGAATTTGCGAAAGCCTATGGAAATCAGGCTTTGGAGATCTACGGTTTGCTGAAAAGCTACCGTGAGGAAGAGGTGACTGCATGA
- a CDS encoding sulfate adenylyltransferase subunit 1 has translation MSENRKLIKIATAGSVDDGKSTLIGRLLYDTKSLTTDKIEAIERSSKQRGYDYLDFSLATDGLVAEREQGITIDVAHIYFNTAKTNFIVADTPGHVEYTRNMVTGASTSQVAIILIDARKGVIEQTYRHFFIANLLRISHVVVAINKMDLVDYDEEVYLKIKADFDALVAKSDFAEDQITFIPVSALKGENIARKSEEMPWYVGNTLLDHLEVLEPADLEPSSVARFPVQYVIRPKTEAWHDFRGFSGMLYGGNLKVGDEVTLLPSLTTSTIKSIHYFDQEIQEAAPGSSIVITLATEVDLSRGDMLVKSGELPRSDKRLTATICQVNSKPLRIGGKYLLQHGVNRVMAKVDQIESRIHTDFTGTEEAAQLKLNDIGRVHFRLSKPIHFDSYHSNKSNGSFILIDEAEYDTVSVGFIE, from the coding sequence ATGTCTGAAAATAGAAAACTTATAAAAATCGCCACTGCAGGTTCTGTCGATGATGGCAAAAGCACGCTGATTGGTAGATTACTATACGATACCAAGTCACTGACAACGGATAAAATCGAAGCAATCGAGCGTAGCTCGAAGCAACGAGGATACGATTACCTTGATTTCTCTTTGGCTACTGACGGCTTGGTGGCTGAGCGTGAGCAAGGGATAACGATTGATGTAGCCCATATTTACTTCAACACCGCTAAAACAAATTTCATCGTAGCCGATACTCCGGGACATGTGGAGTACACGCGAAACATGGTGACCGGAGCTTCGACTTCTCAGGTTGCGATTATCCTGATCGATGCGAGAAAAGGCGTGATCGAGCAGACATACCGTCATTTCTTCATTGCCAATTTACTTCGAATCAGCCATGTGGTCGTAGCGATCAACAAGATGGACTTGGTGGATTATGATGAGGAAGTATATCTGAAAATCAAAGCGGATTTTGATGCCTTGGTGGCTAAGTCAGATTTTGCCGAAGATCAGATCACGTTTATTCCTGTGTCTGCTCTGAAAGGTGAAAACATCGCCAGAAAGTCAGAAGAGATGCCTTGGTATGTGGGAAATACACTTTTGGACCATTTGGAAGTGTTGGAGCCGGCAGATTTGGAGCCGAGCTCTGTAGCGAGATTTCCTGTACAGTATGTCATTCGTCCCAAAACAGAAGCTTGGCATGACTTCAGAGGTTTCTCGGGAATGCTCTATGGAGGAAATCTAAAAGTAGGTGATGAAGTAACACTATTGCCTTCACTTACTACCTCGACGATCAAAAGCATTCACTATTTCGATCAAGAGATTCAAGAAGCTGCTCCCGGCAGTTCCATTGTGATCACTCTGGCAACAGAAGTGGATTTGAGCCGTGGGGATATGCTGGTGAAAAGTGGGGAATTACCGAGAAGTGATAAGCGCTTGACCGCTACCATCTGTCAGGTAAATAGCAAGCCACTTAGAATAGGGGGTAAATATTTACTTCAACATGGTGTCAACCGTGTGATGGCAAAAGTGGATCAGATCGAATCCAGAATTCATACGGATTTCACGGGTACAGAAGAAGCGGCGCAGCTGAAGCTGAATGATATCGGAAGAGTTCATTTTCGCCTGAGCAAGCCTATCCATTTTGATTCCTATCATTCAAATAAATCAAATGGGAGCTTTATCCTAATAGATGAAGCAGAATACGATACAGTTTCGGTTGGATTTATAGAATAA
- the cysD gene encoding sulfate adenylyltransferase subunit CysD, translated as MNNLLIPNPKEAESIHIIREVAAQFERPVLLFSGGKDSITLVRLAQKAFYPARIPFPLLHVDTGHNFPETIEFRDRLVEELGLELIVRNVQDSIDQGKVREERGRYSSRNSLQTTTLLDAIEEFKFDACIGGARRDEEKARAKERVFSVRDDFGQWDEKNQRPELFDMLNGKIHVGQNVRCFPISNWTELDVWEYIKTENIEIPSIYFAHEREVFFRDGMIWTANEHVFREEHEEVMVKMVRFRTVGDMTCTAAVLSEAVSLDDVVGEIRDSTISERGARIDDKRSEAAMETRKKVGYF; from the coding sequence ATGAACAACCTATTAATACCGAATCCAAAAGAAGCAGAATCGATCCACATCATTCGCGAAGTGGCGGCGCAGTTTGAGCGTCCGGTTTTGCTTTTTTCCGGTGGAAAAGACTCCATTACGCTAGTGAGACTAGCTCAGAAGGCTTTTTACCCGGCGAGAATTCCTTTTCCATTACTACATGTTGATACGGGACATAATTTCCCTGAGACCATAGAATTCAGGGATAGACTTGTGGAAGAGCTTGGATTGGAACTGATCGTACGGAATGTGCAGGATTCTATTGATCAGGGTAAAGTTCGTGAAGAGCGCGGTAGATATTCCAGCAGAAACTCACTTCAGACTACCACGCTTCTCGATGCGATCGAAGAATTCAAGTTTGATGCTTGTATCGGAGGGGCCAGAAGAGACGAGGAAAAGGCAAGGGCGAAAGAAAGGGTTTTCTCGGTACGGGATGACTTTGGCCAATGGGATGAGAAAAACCAGCGTCCGGAGCTCTTTGATATGCTAAATGGAAAAATTCATGTAGGACAGAATGTGCGCTGTTTTCCGATTTCCAACTGGACTGAACTCGATGTGTGGGAATATATCAAAACTGAAAATATTGAGATTCCTTCCATCTACTTTGCGCATGAACGTGAGGTGTTCTTCCGGGATGGAATGATCTGGACTGCCAATGAGCATGTGTTCAGAGAAGAGCATGAAGAAGTGATGGTGAAAATGGTCCGATTCAGAACCGTGGGCGATATGACCTGTACTGCGGCAGTGCTTTCGGAGGCAGTTTCCCTGGACGATGTAGTCGGGGAAATCAGAGACTCTACCATTTCAGAGCGTGGAGCCAGAATAGATGATAAACGATCTGAAGCTGCAATGGAGACGAGAAAGAAAGTCGGATACTTCTAG